One Stratiformator vulcanicus genomic window, AACTAGCCCGCAGCGCAAGCAAGGGAGTTTAAGAGCAAATCCCTATCGCTTAACTAGCCCGCAGCGCAAGCAAGGGAGTTTAAGAGCAAATCCCTCGCTTGCGCGTCGGGCTTGTGTATTACAATAAATGCCTCGCTTTGATTTCGAGGTATTGATTGATGATCCGGCCCGCGAGGTCTTCCGGAGACGCCTGCACGGCGAGGATGCCCGATTGTTCGAGTTTGCGGACGCCGAGCTGCTGTGAGCGAAATAGCGCGGATGCCGAGGCGACTTGAAAAGCGTCGAGGTCGGTCGTCGGAATCGCGTGGGCGCGGGCTTCCAACGGCTCGTTCTTCACGAACGCCGCTAAAGCAAGATGTGGTGACTTGAGTCGACGGATCGGGCCGGTCATTGATGACAGATGCACGTCGTCGAGGGCGTGGGTGATCAGCACGGCGAGTGATCGCTTCGGCTGGCGACGGCGAACCTCTTTGGCGAGCAGGTCGTAATCGGTCGCGACATAGGCCGCTTCAAGGTCGTAAGCCCGTTGCACCAACCGCTCGACCGCCGTCGTGCCTCGTAGCGAGGGCACCCACCGTTCAACTTTGTTCGAGCAAGCCAGCATCGCGACGGTATCCCCCTGCCGGGCGGCGACGTATGCCAACAGCACCGCGGCATTGAGCGCCCGGTCGAAATGCCGGACGCCACCGGAGACGTTGCACATCCCGCGTCCGGCATCGAGCAGGATGATCACGTTCTGATTCTTCTCGACCTGATATTCGCGGCTGACCAATTCCTGCTTGCGGGCCGTCGCTTTCCAGTCGATGTCGCGATATTCATCTTCACGGCGATACTCCCGCAAGCGATCGAACTCGCTGCCGCGACCCCGGAGCTTCGACATGCGGACCCCCGCCTCGGCGAGTCGATTCTGCCGCGCGAGTAGTTCCGCCTTCTGCACCGAGCGAATGTCGGGATAGATCCGCACCTGCCGCGGCTCGATCCGCGTCGCAGTTAAAGTCCAAAGACCGAGGCGGCTGACCGATCGCAAAAACATCCGGCCGAATTCGCCCCGCCCGCGGTATTCCGGGACGATGTGATACAGGATCGTCCGGGTTTGCCCCGCATCGAGTTCGAGCCGGGCCGGCAGGTCGTCGATCGTCGAACCGGCAGGCGGCTCTTCGTGAATCTCGATGAGGATCGCCTGCTCATTGCGATTGCGCAATCGGATGCGGATCGGGTTTCGCACGCCGACGCTGAGCACGTCACGAAGTTGGCGACGGGGAACGACGTGACGCGGATGGGGGGATGACCAGAGGTCGTAGATTGCGACCAGGGCGATCACGCCGTTCGCCACCGTCGCAGCGGCGGCGAACGCGGGATACCAGATCGCCGGGACGGCGAGCAGTGCTGCTGCCGCGACAAGGCCGATCAACCGCAGCCGGGGCATCATCGCTTGGGGGCCTCGACCGAGTCGAGCAGATCGCGGATGACCTCTTCCTCCGAAACGCCTTCGACCTCGACGTCCGGCTGCAATCG contains:
- a CDS encoding DUF58 domain-containing protein, yielding MMPRLRLIGLVAAAALLAVPAIWYPAFAAAATVANGVIALVAIYDLWSSPHPRHVVPRRQLRDVLSVGVRNPIRIRLRNRNEQAILIEIHEEPPAGSTIDDLPARLELDAGQTRTILYHIVPEYRGRGEFGRMFLRSVSRLGLWTLTATRIEPRQVRIYPDIRSVQKAELLARQNRLAEAGVRMSKLRGRGSEFDRLREYRREDEYRDIDWKATARKQELVSREYQVEKNQNVIILLDAGRGMCNVSGGVRHFDRALNAAVLLAYVAARQGDTVAMLACSNKVERWVPSLRGTTAVERLVQRAYDLEAAYVATDYDLLAKEVRRRQPKRSLAVLITHALDDVHLSSMTGPIRRLKSPHLALAAFVKNEPLEARAHAIPTTDLDAFQVASASALFRSQQLGVRKLEQSGILAVQASPEDLAGRIINQYLEIKARHLL